CCGGGCGGCCCTTTTTCATGATAATCGGAGCAATCCAGGCGTCCAAGGCTCCGGCGTCGAGGCAGCAGCCGATGAGCACGGCCATTATCTCCGGCGAAAGGTCGTCTATGTTGGCTTCCAGCACCGAAAGGCTTTCCGTCTCTTCCACGCTCCGTCCGAGGTAGACGACTGGCGCTTTTCCCGCCGCCCTTTCGAGGACGAAGGAGGGGGTTTCGTCATGCTTCGTCGCCGAGAGAAGAAAAACCACCCCGGCAACGTCCATAGGACCGGCCCTCCCTCCCACCTCGCTACCGGCGAGAAGCCGGGCAAGGGTGGGTTCGCCGCCGGGGGGGAGGGGGAAAAGGCTTCGGGTCGCCGTGAGTCCGCCGAGACTTTGCAGTGAGGAAAGGGCATGGGAGATAGCCGTTTTTTCCTCCGGGGAGAGGGTAATCCCCGCCTTTGCGGCGATTTCGTCGTACGCTCCGCCGGAGGGCGAATTACCCCCGCTAACCGGCGACCCGCCGAGGGCCGACAGACCTTCGGCTATCCCCTTCAGGGAGAACCCGCCGGACAATCTGAAATGCACCACCTTTCCCATGCTGACCTCTCTTTAACGAGAGCCTATCAAAAGGCGGCCCTTGCGCCACAGAAAAAAATGCTGCCGCCTCAAGAAAGTGGTTGCGTTGACCGGCAATCGGATTATATAAACCCGCCGTAACCGCTTGGGAGTTTTTAAATGGAACGAAGCAGTGAAAAAAGACGTGAACCGCGCCGCGCAAAGGTGAAGGCCAACGTGTGGATCCGCGAAACCGCCGAGGAGAACGCTCCCCTCGTGGCCGGAAAGGTGCGCGATCTGAGCTACGGCGGCCTTTGCTTCACCGGCAGGCGAAAGTTCGGCAAAAACTCCCTCGTATACATGCTTCTCGAAACCGGTTACGGCCTCGTGAGGGCCTCCGGGCGCGTCGCCTACGTCCAGGAAGAAGCGGGCTCGGAGGGCATGGTGGAGACCGGGGTCGCTTTCTTCGATTTCGGCCTGTACGCCCGCGACGCCATCTCAAAAATTATCTCAAAAAATATCCATTAAGCTATACTACTCCCCGATACTCTCCAATTATCCGTAACGTCAGAGGTGAATTGTGTCCGGGCCTACCGAAGAGACACTCCTGCGCGCAGAAGCTCTCAAAGCGGAGATAAACCGCCACAATTACCTCTATCACGTCCTCGACGCACCGGAGATCTCCGACGCCCGGTTCGACGAGCTCTTCCTCGAACTCCAGCGCCTCGAAGAGAAATATCCCTCTCTGCGCACTCCCGATTCACCCACCCTGCGCGTAGGCGCGCCCCCCCTGGCCGAATTTGTGCAGGCACTCCACCCCTCGCCCATGCTCGGCCTGGAAAACGCGATGTCGCTGGAGGAACTCGCCGATTTCGACCAGAGGATCAAGAAATTCCTCGGCATGGAGGAGGATCTGGTCTACTCCTGCGAGCCGAAGTTCGACGGACTCGCGGTCGAGCTGACCTACGAGGGCGCGACTTTCGTCCGGGGCTCGACGCGCGGCGACGGCGTCACCGGCGAGGAGGTCACGGCGAACCTCCGCACCGTGCGCTCGATACCGCTCAGACTCAGCGGAAACCCTCCGCCTCTCGTGGACGTGCGGGGAGAGGTGGTGATGCTCACGGAGGATTTTCGGAGCCTCAACGCCATGCAGGAAGACCGGGGCCTTCCCCCCTTCGCCAACCCCCGCAACGCCGCCGCCGGTTCGGTGCGCCAGCTCGACAGCAAGATCACCGCCGAGCGTAAGCTCTCTTTCTTCGCCTACGGTATCGGCCGCCTCGAAGGGGAGACCCCTTCCACGCAGGAGGAGGCGATGGATATCATCTCCTCCTGGGGGTTCAGGATAAGCGAGAACCGCAAGACCGTCAAAGGCATAGAGGCAGTGGCGGAATTCTGTAACAGCATCGAAAGGCTGCGCGAAAAACTCCCCTTCGAGATTGACGGCTGCGTAATAAAGGTCAACGACCTCGCGCTGCAAACCCGCCTCGGCGAGAAGTCCCGCTCCCCCCGCTGGGCTATAGCCTACAAGTTCAAGCCCGTGCAGGCGGTGACCCGCATACTCGACATAGTCCCCAGCGTGGGAAGGACCGGGGCGATAACCCCCGTCGCGCACCTTATGCCGGTGCAGGTCGGCGGGGTGGTGGTCAGCCGCGCGACCCTTCACAACATGGACGAGATCGAGCGCAAGGGGGTGCTGATAGGAGACACCGTCGTCCTCCAGCGCGCGGGAGACGTGATTCCCGAGGTAGTCCGCCCGCTCACCGAAAAGCGCGACGGCTCCGAGCGCCCCTTCGTGATGCCGAAAGCCTGCCCCGAATGCGGCTCCCACGTGGTGAGGCCCGAGGGCGAGGTTGTCTACCGCTGCGAGGGGCTGGACTGCCCGGCGCAGATAAAGGGGCGGCTGCGCAATTTCGTCTCGCGCAGGGCTATGGACATCGACGGCTTCGGGGTAAAGCTGATCGAGCAGCTCGTGGAGCAAAAGATCGTCCGCGACGTGGCGGACATCTTCAAGCTCGACAAAGAGACTCTCGCCTCCCTCGAAAGAATGGGGCAAAAGAGCGCGGAGAACCTCGTAAACGCCATCGAGGAGGCCAAGGGGCGCGACCTCGCGCGCTTTTTGAACGCGCTGGGCATCCGCCACGTCGGCGAGGCCACCGCCCACGCCCTCGCAACCCGCCTCGGGACTCTCGAAGCCATTATAGGCGCTACGAAGGAAAGCCTTCTCGACATAGAGGAGATCGGCCCGGAGGTGGCCTCCTCGATAGTCGAGTTCTTCTCCGACGAAAAGAACGTAGCCTCTATCCGCAAGATGCAGTCTCTCGGGGTGAACCCCGCCCCCCTCTCCTACGGCGGCGAAGCCTCGCCCCTGGCGGGAATGACCTTCGTGCTGACCGGCTCCCTCGCAAGGATGACCCGCGAGGAGGCGAAGGAGAGCCTGAAAAGGCTGGGGGCAAAGGTATCCTCTTCGGTCTCCTCGAAGACCTCCTACGTGG
This region of bacterium genomic DNA includes:
- the ligA gene encoding NAD-dependent DNA ligase LigA; translated protein: MRAEALKAEINRHNYLYHVLDAPEISDARFDELFLELQRLEEKYPSLRTPDSPTLRVGAPPLAEFVQALHPSPMLGLENAMSLEELADFDQRIKKFLGMEEDLVYSCEPKFDGLAVELTYEGATFVRGSTRGDGVTGEEVTANLRTVRSIPLRLSGNPPPLVDVRGEVVMLTEDFRSLNAMQEDRGLPPFANPRNAAAGSVRQLDSKITAERKLSFFAYGIGRLEGETPSTQEEAMDIISSWGFRISENRKTVKGIEAVAEFCNSIERLREKLPFEIDGCVIKVNDLALQTRLGEKSRSPRWAIAYKFKPVQAVTRILDIVPSVGRTGAITPVAHLMPVQVGGVVVSRATLHNMDEIERKGVLIGDTVVLQRAGDVIPEVVRPLTEKRDGSERPFVMPKACPECGSHVVRPEGEVVYRCEGLDCPAQIKGRLRNFVSRRAMDIDGFGVKLIEQLVEQKIVRDVADIFKLDKETLASLERMGQKSAENLVNAIEEAKGRDLARFLNALGIRHVGEATAHALATRLGTLEAIIGATKESLLDIEEIGPEVASSIVEFFSDEKNVASIRKMQSLGVNPAPLSYGGEASPLAGMTFVLTGSLARMTREEAKESLKRLGAKVSSSVSSKTSYVVVGEDPGSKAKAARELGVPILSEEEFASLLAGAKKPAPVAFAGSGAANAGKPPAQGSLF
- a CDS encoding PilZ domain-containing protein translates to MERSSEKRREPRRAKVKANVWIRETAEENAPLVAGKVRDLSYGGLCFTGRRKFGKNSLVYMLLETGYGLVRASGRVAYVQEEAGSEGMVETGVAFFDFGLYARDAISKIISKNIH
- a CDS encoding DUF111 family protein, with translation MGKVVHFRLSGGFSLKGIAEGLSALGGSPVSGGNSPSGGAYDEIAAKAGITLSPEEKTAISHALSSLQSLGGLTATRSLFPLPPGGEPTLARLLAGSEVGGRAGPMDVAGVVFLLSATKHDETPSFVLERAAGKAPVVYLGRSVEETESLSVLEANIDDLSPEIMAVLIGCCLDAGALDAWIAPIIMKKGRPAFLLGALCRPGEADSVRRTIFLNSSALGVRETKTRRTALERFYETAKTPWGEVRVKVAKLEGKIVNRAPEFEDAARLSREAGVPVKEIMAFALACSERELK